A window from Cryptomeria japonica chromosome 1, Sugi_1.0, whole genome shotgun sequence encodes these proteins:
- the LOC131064214 gene encoding NAC transcription factor 32 — protein MATEEEQSPHLQLPPGFRFHPTDEELVTHYLRKKISSSPLPVSIITDVNLYKFEPWDLPGLAKFGEQEWYFFSPRERKYPNGTRPNRTAGCGYWKATGIDKPVFLSGSSLQVGVKKALVFYKGKPPRGIKTKWIMHEYRLTDSTWSGSASVRRKRSKLLDEWMLCRVFKRGSHLPRAREAGEAMEFSTQQKLQELPLTPTFESFHGRMQNQENEDFLLLDNPSDAGDALPLAAQAIPTDLISNKLKRNLSFVFDDLYSLNNNTSSVFQSFSPLDISVDDFHQIHSLPFTENRPWSTETAWLS, from the exons ATGGCGACAGAGGAGGAACAGAGCCCCCACCTTCAACTGCCTCCGGGCTTTAGATTTCATCCTACTGATGAAGAGCTGGTGACCCATTACCTGAGGAAGAAGATCTCATCTTCTCCTCTGCCTGTCTCCATTATAACAGATGTCAATCTCTATAAGTTTGAGCCCTGGGATTTGCCAG GTCTGGCGAAGTTCGGCGAGCAGGAGTGGTACTTCTTCAGCCCAAGAGAACGGAAGTACCCAAACGGCACCCGCCCAAACAGAACAGCGGGCTGTGGGTACTGGAAGGCCACAGGTATTGACAAGCCCGTGTTCTTATCAGGAAGCTCTCTTCAAGTGGGGGTGAAGAAAGCTCTGGTGTTCTACAAAGGCAAACCCCCCAGGGGCATCAAAACCAAGTGGATTATGCATGAGTAccgcctcaccgactccacctggtCCGGGTCTGCTTCAGTAAGGAGAAAACGGTCCAAGCTG TTGGATGAATGGATGCTCTGTCGGGTATTCAAAAGAGGGAGTCATTTGCCCAGAGCAAGGGAAGCAGGGGAAGCTATGGAATTTTCTACCCAACAGAAGTTACAGGAGCTGCCGCTCACACCCACTTTTGAGTCGTTTCATGGGCGGATGCAGAACCAAGAGAACGAGGACTTTCTTCTTCTTGACAACCCATCTGATGCAGGGGATGCTCTGCCCCTGGCTGCTCAGGCTATTCCCACAGATTTGATATCCAACAAACTAAAGAgaaatctatcatttgtttttgatGATCTCTACTCTCTCAACAATAACACTTCCTCTGTTTTCCAATCCTTCAGCCCCTTGGATATTAGCGTGGATGATTTCCATCAAATCCATTCACTGCCCTTCACTGAAAACAGGCCGTGGAGCACCGAAACCGCCTGGTTATCTTAG